The sequence TTTATCTTTTGAAATTTTTGCAACTTTTGTTTTGTTTGGTGCTCCGGAGCCTGATTCTATACCTACTGCTTTTTTCAGTAATACTGCTACCGGAGGAGTTTTAGTTATGAATGAGAAAGATCTATCTTGGTAAACTGTTAAAACAACTGGAATTATCATACCAGCTTGATCAGCAGTTTTTGCATTGAATTCCTTTGTAAACTGCATGATATTTACCCCATGAGGTCCTAAAGCTGTACCTACTGGTGGCGCTGGAGTTGCTTTACCAGCTGGAATTTGTAATTTAACCATAGCTATAACCTTTTTTGCCATTTTTTACACCTCCTTACTATATAGGAAAAGCTAAAAGCTAATCCATTCATGTCAAATATCTATATATAATAATAAAGCATATGCTTTGTTACCAATACTACAGCCTTTCAATTTGTTCAAAGTCCAGTTCTACAAGTGTTTCTCTTCCAAACATAGATACGAATACTTTGAGTTTTCTCTTTTCCATATTTATACTTTCAACTGTTCCAATAAAGTTCTCAAAGTAACCTGATGTTATCTTTATAACATCTCCAACTTTAACATCAATTTCAGGTAATGGTTCTTGTACACCTAATAGTTTTATTTCTTCATTAGTAAGTGGTACGGGCTTAGAGCCAGGTCCAACAAAGCCAGTAACTCCCCTTGTATTTCTCACTAAATACCAAGATTCATCAGTCATTATCATCTTAACCATTACATATCCTGGAAACATTTTTCTCTCTTTAACTTTTTTCTTGCCATTTTTAGTCTCAATGTATTCTTCAACTGGAACTCTTACTTCAAAAATTACATCCTGCATTCCTCTATTTTCCACTAGCTTTTCAATATTGGCCTTAACTTTGTTTTCGTGACCCGAATAGGTATGGGCTACGTACCATTTTCCTTTATCCGACTTATCTGTCATCGCTTACGGGGACCTTAATGTTAGGTCCTTCCCTCCTTCATATTTTATCCAATTATTAGTTTTAATATTTGATGTAAGCCTGAGTCAATTAGCCATACTGCTAAAGAAATAATTGTACATATAACTAACACTACTATAGTATAGTTAATTAGCTCTTTTCTACTGGGCCAACTAACTTTTTTTAATTCAGCTCTTACTCCCTTGAAGTAGTTGCCTAATTTTTTTGTTCCCTTCTCAGCACCCGTTTGAGCCGCCATTCACTTCACATCCTTATTAAAAAGTTTTTGGAAAACTACTTAGTTTCCTTATGAACTGTATGAGTATGACAGAATTTACAATATTTTTTTAATTCAATTCTTTCAGTATTATTCTTTTTATTTTTCATAGTATTATAATTTCTTTGTTTACATTCTGTACACGCCATAACAACTTTAACTCTCATCAAACACACCTCCTAAGCTTTGGCTCATTTAGGTCTATATCAATATTGATATTATATTCAGACATAGCAACCCAATAATAGCTACATTACTTTATATAAACTATCATAAATTAAATAGTCTG is a genomic window of Proteiniborus sp. DW1 containing:
- the rplK gene encoding 50S ribosomal protein L11; translated protein: MAKKVIAMVKLQIPAGKATPAPPVGTALGPHGVNIMQFTKEFNAKTADQAGMIIPVVLTVYQDRSFSFITKTPPVAVLLKKAVGIESGSGAPNKTKVAKISKDKVREIAELKMPDLNAGSIEAAMSMVAGTARSMGIVVEE
- the nusG gene encoding transcription termination/antitermination protein NusG; its protein translation is MTDKSDKGKWYVAHTYSGHENKVKANIEKLVENRGMQDVIFEVRVPVEEYIETKNGKKKVKERKMFPGYVMVKMIMTDESWYLVRNTRGVTGFVGPGSKPVPLTNEEIKLLGVQEPLPEIDVKVGDVIKITSGYFENFIGTVESINMEKRKLKVFVSMFGRETLVELDFEQIERL
- the secE gene encoding preprotein translocase subunit SecE — translated: MAAQTGAEKGTKKLGNYFKGVRAELKKVSWPSRKELINYTIVVLVICTIISLAVWLIDSGLHQILKLIIG
- the rpmG gene encoding 50S ribosomal protein L33 — translated: MRVKVVMACTECKQRNYNTMKNKKNNTERIELKKYCKFCHTHTVHKETK